The Longimicrobiales bacterium nucleotide sequence TGGGACGATGTGGATCACGAGTACTTATGATGGCTGCGGTTGTCGTCGCCCTAGCACCGGATTCGGCCTCGGCGCAGTTCGATGGGCCAGAGGCTCAAGAGGTCCGAGCTCGTGAGGTCGCGTTTGCGAAGACTATGGCCGACCGAGACTTCGAGGCGTTCCTGACGTTCATCGCACCTGATGCTGTCTTCTTCGCCGGCCATCGGCCACAACGAGGCCGGACCGTCATTGGCGATGTGAGGCGATCCCTCTTCGAAGGTGACGGTGCTCCTTTTGCTTGGGGCTCTGACCTCGTGCAGGTGATGGACTCCGGAGATGTAGCCTTCTCCTCTGGGCCCGTGACGAGGCCGGACGGGGAGTCTACGTCTCAATTCAACTCCATCTGGCTGAAAGCCGACGATGAAGTTTGGTACGTGGTGTTGGACAAGGGCTCGTGAGCGACAGCACGATCTCCACGGGCCGTGACGAGTCACACCTCTGCTCGGCGGTCCAAAGCGAACGCCTGGGTGTTCGACTTCACAGGAGTGTCGTCGATCCGTTTCTGCGACTTCGCGACGAGGCTGCGATATCTGGGTTCGACCTCACGGTGCTGAGCGGTTTTCGCGCGTTCGATCACCAACTCTCCATCTGGAATCGCAAAGCCCGTGGCGACCTAGCCGTGCTGGATTCGGCGGCAGAGCCTCTTTCGATTCACGAGTTGAGCCCGGCGGAGTGGGTGTACGCCATCCTCAGGTGGTCCGCGCTGCCAGGTGCCTCGCGACACCATTGGGGCACGGACTTGGATGTCTATGACCACGCGGCCCGACCCGAGGGATATGAGATCGAGTTGATCCCTGAAGAGGTGGACTCTGGAGGGATGTTCGGCCCGCTGCACGATTGGCTCGATGAGCGTATATCTGCGGAGACGGCGGAGGGTTTTTTTCGCCCGTACGATCGCGATCGAGGAGGTGTAGCGCCGGAACGCTGGCATCTGAGCCATGAGCCGACGGCCTCGTCGCTCGAAGAAGCACTCTCCGTCGGCACGTTACGTGCTGTGCTCCAGAATGCGGATCTCGAATTGAAAGACGTGGTCCTCGGACACCTGGACGACATCTATGAACGCTTCGTCATCAACACGAACCGGATGACCGCTTGACCCTTCGCCCGAGACAGGACCGCGGCACGCTCGCTTCGGCGCCCGACGTATATGGGCGCTCCCACTTGGGAGCGCCTCTTGAAGTCTGGCGCCCATCGGGTCCCTGTGAGCTGCTGGTATTCGCTGCGATCCACGGTGAGGAAGGTGAGACCACGAGCGCTTTGTCCCGCGCGCTTCGTGCCCTGGGCGAACCGTCTCCGCACTGTGCGGTTGTGCTCGCAGCCAATCCGGATGGCTTGAGTCGCGGCACCCGTTGCAACGCCCGTGGCGTCGAGCTCAACAGGAACTTCCCGACCCGTGATTGGCAGCCCGACGCGGTCATGCACCGATCGACGCTTGATGCCCCACGTGACGTCGCCCTCAGTCCCGGCGACGGGCCGGGCTCGGAACCGGAGACCCAAGGGCTCATCCAGCTCATCCAGGCACTCGAGCCCAATGCGGTTGTCGCGCTCCACGCTCCGTTGGCGTGCATCGATGACCCGAACGACTCGGCCCTGGGGCGATGGCTCGCCGAACGAACGGAGCTTCCGCTCGTTCCGGACGTTGGATATCCCACGCCGGGTTCGTTCGGAACGTGGGGTGCGGAGCAGGGGCTGCCCGTCGTCACGTACGAGTTTGGGCAGACCACACCGGACGGAGCCGCGGCCGAGCATGTGCCGGTCTTGGTCGATCTCTTGAGCCAGCGGATCTAGGCAGAGCCCATGGTCCTCAACGTCATCTGGGTCGGCTTCTTCCTCGTCGCCTTTGCCGTAGCAGCGGTGAAGCTGCTCTTCATGGGCGACACGCAGGTCTTCAGTTCAATGGTCACGGCCACCTTCGATATGGCCGAGACCGCCTTCGAGATTTCACTGGGCCTGACCGGAGTGCTGACCCTTTGGTTGGGTCTGATGCGGGTAGGGGAGAAGGGCGGTGTGATCGCGGCCCTGTCCAAGGTCGTTCGGCCGTTCTTCCATCGGATCTTCCCGGAGATCCCGAAAAACCACCCGGTTCACGGCTCCATGGTCATGAACTTCGCCGCCAATATGTTGGGCCTGGACAATGCCGCGACGCCTTTGGGCCTGAAGGCGATGCAGGAGCTGCAGGAACTGAACCCGAGTGACGATACGGCGTCGAACGCTCAGATCATGTTCCTCGTGCTGAACACATCCGGACTGACGCTCATCCCGATCAGCGTCATGGTGTATCGCGCTCAAATGGGTGCAGCGAACCCGTCGGACGTCTTCCTTCCCATTCTGCTGACCACATTCTTCTCCACGATGGCGGGTCTTATCTCTGTCGCCATCGTGCAGCGCATCAACCTGTTCGACCGCGTCGTGATGGGCTATATGGGCGGGCTGACTGCTCTGATTGCGGGGATGCTCTTCTACTTCTCGCGGTTGCCGCAGGAGCAGGTCCAGCTGGTGTCGACCGTCGTGGCGAACGTTTTGCTCTTCGGCATCATCACCCTCTTCATCCTGATGGCTGCCATCAAACGAGTGAACGTCTACGAGGCGTTCATCGAGGGGGCGAAGGAAGGCTTCCCGGTGGTCATCAAGATCATTCCATACTTGGTTGCGATTCTGGTGGGCATTGGGGTGTTCCGGGCGTCAGGCGCCATGGATCTCTTGGTGGGGGGGATCGGTTGGAGCTTCGCGATGGTGGGGATGAACACTGATTTCATCGAAGCGTTGCCCACGGCGCTGATGAAACCCCTGAGTGGAAGCGGTGCACGCGGTATGATGGTTGATGCCATGCAGACCCACGGCGCCGACTCGTTCATTGGCCGACTGACGAGCACGTTCCAGGGGTCTACCGACACGACGTTCTACATCATCGCGCTCTATTTCGGGTCGGTTTCCATCAAGAAGACCCGACATGCCGTGGCCTGCGGCCTCATCGCGGACGGCACGGCCATCGTAGCAGGGATCTTCATCGGGTACGTGTTCTTCTACTAGGGTGCCTGCTGCAGGTCAGAAGATTGCTTCGCGTATGTTGCGATGCGCTCGCTTTCACGCTGAAGCGCCTTGGCCATACCGCCAATACCCTTCTTCATCTGCGTGTCGGTATCACCCTTCTTGGCGCGGCCCCGAAAAATGAGCTTATAGCTGTAGTGAATACTGAGCGCGGTGCCTCCTTCGTGTGGGTCAATCGTGAAGTCGGCGGTCGGCACCTGAGATCGGCAGCTTGAAGGGCTCGTAGAGGATGACGGTCATGCGTTGATTCGGCTCATACCCGTCGATGCGTTCGTGGACGCCGCGAAGCGGGGCGAAGTCGCAGTGCCTGGTAGAGCCTAGGCTCACGGGTCCCTCTGAAGTCAGCTCGGACGCGGTCACGCCGGGGCTCCACTCATGGATGGCTCCGAAGTCGTCGAGTGCCTCCCAGGCCTTCTCTACAGGTGCGTCGATCTGGCGTGTGATCGTGAAGCCCGGCACTGGTGGGGTCTCTTGAATCTGTTGGGCAGTCCAGTCCTGCGAGCAGTTATTTCGCCAGCGCTTCGTCCACCAGTTCCGACAAGTACTCCCAGTACAGATCGATATAGTTTCGTCCGTCCGGCCCATCCAGCAACCATGGGTTCATGAGCGTGTGCCGGAGAATGAAGATGTGATCCGCCTCGCGGTCGGCGTCCGCCGGCTCCGAGACGAACGTGCTCGGGTCGATGCCCAATTCATGAAGAATGCGGTCGGCTTGCCCACTCGGCAGGTTGTTCTTTTCGAGCGACGTGTAGGACCCAATGAACGTCTTAGCCTGAACGGGCTGGCTCGGGTCGACCTTCATGTTGGCGAATACGTCCCGAGAGAACGTGTTCATCCTTGCCAGGTTTTGGTTGCCGACCGGGTTCAGCGCGAGGCAGACG carries:
- a CDS encoding nucleoside recognition domain-containing protein, coding for MVLNVIWVGFFLVAFAVAAVKLLFMGDTQVFSSMVTATFDMAETAFEISLGLTGVLTLWLGLMRVGEKGGVIAALSKVVRPFFHRIFPEIPKNHPVHGSMVMNFAANMLGLDNAATPLGLKAMQELQELNPSDDTASNAQIMFLVLNTSGLTLIPISVMVYRAQMGAANPSDVFLPILLTTFFSTMAGLISVAIVQRINLFDRVVMGYMGGLTALIAGMLFYFSRLPQEQVQLVSTVVANVLLFGIITLFILMAAIKRVNVYEAFIEGAKEGFPVVIKIIPYLVAILVGIGVFRASGAMDLLVGGIGWSFAMVGMNTDFIEALPTALMKPLSGSGARGMMVDAMQTHGADSFIGRLTSTFQGSTDTTFYIIALYFGSVSIKKTRHAVACGLIADGTAIVAGIFIGYVFFY
- a CDS encoding nuclear transport factor 2 family protein, which codes for MMAAVVVALAPDSASAQFDGPEAQEVRAREVAFAKTMADRDFEAFLTFIAPDAVFFAGHRPQRGRTVIGDVRRSLFEGDGAPFAWGSDLVQVMDSGDVAFSSGPVTRPDGESTSQFNSIWLKADDEVWYVVLDKGS
- the mpaA gene encoding murein tripeptide amidase MpaA, which encodes MTLRPRQDRGTLASAPDVYGRSHLGAPLEVWRPSGPCELLVFAAIHGEEGETTSALSRALRALGEPSPHCAVVLAANPDGLSRGTRCNARGVELNRNFPTRDWQPDAVMHRSTLDAPRDVALSPGDGPGSEPETQGLIQLIQALEPNAVVALHAPLACIDDPNDSALGRWLAERTELPLVPDVGYPTPGSFGTWGAEQGLPVVTYEFGQTTPDGAAAEHVPVLVDLLSQRI
- a CDS encoding SRPBCC family protein, producing MPGFTITRQIDAPVEKAWEALDDFGAIHEWSPGVTASELTSEGPVSLGSTRHCDFAPLRGVHERIDGYEPNQRMTVILYEPFKLPISGADRRLHD
- a CDS encoding M15 family metallopeptidase; this translates as MSDSTISTGRDESHLCSAVQSERLGVRLHRSVVDPFLRLRDEAAISGFDLTVLSGFRAFDHQLSIWNRKARGDLAVLDSAAEPLSIHELSPAEWVYAILRWSALPGASRHHWGTDLDVYDHAARPEGYEIELIPEEVDSGGMFGPLHDWLDERISAETAEGFFRPYDRDRGGVAPERWHLSHEPTASSLEEALSVGTLRAVLQNADLELKDVVLGHLDDIYERFVINTNRMTA